The following are encoded together in the Daucus carota subsp. sativus chromosome 5, DH1 v3.0, whole genome shotgun sequence genome:
- the LOC108222406 gene encoding transcription factor LAF1, protein MRCKTVETSDAKHNKGLWSPLEDEKLRNYIMNHGHGSWSSLPMKAGLKRNGKSCRLRWINYLRPGLKRGTFTIQEEDTILTLHGMLGNKWSQIAQHLPGRTDNEIKNYWHSYLKKRTVEIVNFEDQTRTATNLRNSTTTIEAASSVSSLNSSDNTEATLPDADHLVARHSNLPKVLFADWLCLDQFQSQEFSHSSQPTFAKDTIVSNTEFHNSLATEQFVQSNSSRGGLTNDSYGCDMISRAELKCEDQSLDNELLEFISENNMCFDFSMNNLMFI, encoded by the exons ATGCGGTGCAAGACAGTAGAAACATCAGATGCTAAGCACAACAAGGGACTATGGTCACCGCTTGAAGATGAGAAGCTTAGAAACTACATTATGAATCACGGTCATGGATCTTGGAGCTCTCTCCCTATGAAAGCTG GTTTGAAAAGGAACGGGAAGAGTTGCAGATTAAGGTGGATTAACTATCTAAGGCCAGGATTGAAGAGAGGAACCTTCACTATACAAGAAGAGGATACTATCCTCACTCTTCATGGGATGTTGGGCAACAA GTGGTCTCAGATAGCACAACATTTGCCTGGTAGAACTGACAATGAGATCAAGAACTACTGGCATTCTTATCTCAAAAAGAGAACGGTTGAAATAGTTAATTTTGAAGATCAAACAAGAACAGCCACAAATTTACGCAATAGTACAACTACAATCGAAGCTGCTTCATCTGTTTCATCCTTAAACTCATCTGACAACACAGAAGCTACATTACCAGATGCTGATCATCTTGTGGCACGTCACAGCAACTTACCTAAGGTCTTATTCGCCGACTGGCTTTGCCTAGATCAATTCCAAAGTCAGGAGTTTAGCCATTCAAGTCAGCCAACTTTTGCTAAGGACACTATTGTTTCCAACACTGAGTTCCACAATTCCCTTGCCACTGAACAATTTGTCCAAAGCAACAGTAGCCGAGGAGGTCTCACCAATGACTCGTATGGGTGCGATATGATTTCTCGGGCAGAGCTCAAGTGTGAAGATCAGAGCCTGGACAATGAGCTTCTTGAATTTATCTCTGAAAATAACATGTGTTTTGATTTCAGTATGAATAATCTCATGTTCATCTGA